In Aegilops tauschii subsp. strangulata cultivar AL8/78 chromosome 3, Aet v6.0, whole genome shotgun sequence, one genomic interval encodes:
- the LOC109777023 gene encoding mitochondrial-processing peptidase subunit alpha isoform X2 → MSPTSICASATSLSRIVAFHLSHGLRPHLPLRRFRRAAGDDPVDRSPPAPSTMYRAASGLGALKHGADTQLLNIAVRSASTSVAQRSSGGFLGWLTGARSNALPPPDFALPGVTIPPPLADHVEPGKTKITTLSNGVKIASETSPGSACSVGVYVHCGSVYETPETLGATQLLKKLAFTTTRNRSQLRVVREIGAIGGSAKASANRELMSYSYGALKTYMPEMVEVLVDCVRNPALLDWEVKEEIMKLKAELAEASSNPEAFLLDALHSSGYSGALANPLIASEASISRLNTDVLEEFLALNYTSPRIVLAASGVDHNELVSIAEPLLSDIPTATGTGKPKSVYVGGEYRRAADSSNTDLALAFELPGGWLKEKEFATASVLQALLGGGGVFTWGRPGKGLHSRLNPLVNEFDQIKSISAFKNVHSNTGIFGIHTSTEAAFVPKVIDLAARELTSLATPGQVDQAQLDRAKASAKSAILKNLESKASTTEDIGRQALAFGERKPVEQLLKAVDGITLADVSTVAEKIISSPLTMASHGNVLNVPAYETVRGKFSSK, encoded by the exons ATGTCACCCACTTCTATATGCGCAAGCGCAACCAGTCTCTCACGAATTGTCGCCTTCCACTTGTCTCACGGTCTCCGTCCCCATCTCCCCCTCCGCCGCTTCCGCCGCGCCGCCGGCGACGACCCCGTCGACAGATCTCCACCGGCGCCCTCCACCATGTACCGAGCCGCCTCCGGCCTCGGCGCCCTCAAG CATGGGGCGGATACCCAACTGTTGAATATCGCGGTTAGGTCTGCTAGCACAAGTGTTGCACAGAGGTCATCGGGCGGCTTCTTGGGTTGGCTGACAGGTGCACGTTCAAATGCACTACCCCCTCCAGATTTCGCACTCCCAGGAGTCACTATTCCTCCTCCACTAGCTGATCATGTGGAGCCCGGCAAGACGAAAATCACAACACTTTCAAATGGTGTAAAAATTGCCTCTGAAACATCTCCA GGATCAGCATGTTCTGTTGGAGTTTATGTTCACTGTGGGTCTGTATATGAAACACCTGAGACACTGGGTGCCACTCAGTTATTAAAGAAGTTGGCCTTCACAACCACTAGAAACAGGAGCCAGTTGCGTGTTGTTCGTGAAATTGGTGCAATAGGTGGCAGTGCGAAAGCATCAGCCAACCGTGAGCTCATGAGCTACAGTTATGGAGCCCTTAAGACTTACATGCCTGAAATGGTGGAAGTGCTAGTTGATTGTGTGAGAAATCCTGCTTTACTTGATTGGGAAGTCAAGGAAGAG ATAATGAAACTAAAGGCAGAGCTTGCAGAAGCTTCAAGTAATCCGGAAGCTTTCCTTTTGGATGCTCTTCATTCCAGTGGCTATTCTGGTGCCTTGGCAAACCCATTGATTGCCTCAGAGGCTTCAATTAGCAGATTAAATACAGATGTTCTGGAAGAATTTCTTGCT TTGAACTACACTTCCCCGCGAATTGTTCTAGCTGCGTCTGGTGTGGACCACAATGAACTTGTATCAATTGCTGAACCACTCCTGTCTGACATTCCCACTGCAACTGGAACAGGAAAGCCAAAATCTGTCTATGTTGGTGGAGAATATAGACGGGCAGCAGATTCATCG AACACAGATCTTGCTTTGGCATTTGAGCTCCCAGGTGGATGGCTGAAAGAAAAAGAATTTGCTACTGCATCTGTTCTTCAG GCACTTCTGGGTGGTGGTGGCGTGTTTACCTGGGGAAGACCTGGAAAAGGCTTGCATTCACGCCTAA ATCCCCTCGTAAATGAATTTGACCAAATCAAATCGATCTccgctttcaaaaatgttcacagTAACACTGGCATTTTTGGAATTCATACATCGACT GAAGCAGCATTTGTTCCTAAAGTTATTGACTTGGCAGCCAGAGAACTCACTTCCCTCGCTACTCCTGGTCAAG TTGACCAAGCCCAACTGGACCGTGCTAAAGCATCTGCAAAATCAGCTATCTTGAAGAACCTGGAATCAAAG GCATCAACAACTGAAGACATCGGGCGCCAAGCATTGGCATTTGGTGAAAG GAAACCCGTGGAGCAGCTTCTTAAGGCTGTTGATGGTATAACTCTGGCAGATGTATCAACTGTTGCTGAGAAGATCATCTCGTCACCATTGACAATGGCATCTCACGGAAACG TTCTCAATGTACCAGCCTACGAGACGGTGCGTGGCAAGTTCAGCTCGAAATGA
- the LOC109777023 gene encoding mitochondrial-processing peptidase subunit alpha isoform X1, with protein MSPTSICASATSLSRIVAFHLSHGLRPHLPLRRFRRAAGDDPVDRSPPAPSTMYRAASGLGALKQHGADTQLLNIAVRSASTSVAQRSSGGFLGWLTGARSNALPPPDFALPGVTIPPPLADHVEPGKTKITTLSNGVKIASETSPGSACSVGVYVHCGSVYETPETLGATQLLKKLAFTTTRNRSQLRVVREIGAIGGSAKASANRELMSYSYGALKTYMPEMVEVLVDCVRNPALLDWEVKEEIMKLKAELAEASSNPEAFLLDALHSSGYSGALANPLIASEASISRLNTDVLEEFLALNYTSPRIVLAASGVDHNELVSIAEPLLSDIPTATGTGKPKSVYVGGEYRRAADSSNTDLALAFELPGGWLKEKEFATASVLQALLGGGGVFTWGRPGKGLHSRLNPLVNEFDQIKSISAFKNVHSNTGIFGIHTSTEAAFVPKVIDLAARELTSLATPGQVDQAQLDRAKASAKSAILKNLESKASTTEDIGRQALAFGERKPVEQLLKAVDGITLADVSTVAEKIISSPLTMASHGNVLNVPAYETVRGKFSSK; from the exons ATGTCACCCACTTCTATATGCGCAAGCGCAACCAGTCTCTCACGAATTGTCGCCTTCCACTTGTCTCACGGTCTCCGTCCCCATCTCCCCCTCCGCCGCTTCCGCCGCGCCGCCGGCGACGACCCCGTCGACAGATCTCCACCGGCGCCCTCCACCATGTACCGAGCCGCCTCCGGCCTCGGCGCCCTCAAG CAGCATGGGGCGGATACCCAACTGTTGAATATCGCGGTTAGGTCTGCTAGCACAAGTGTTGCACAGAGGTCATCGGGCGGCTTCTTGGGTTGGCTGACAGGTGCACGTTCAAATGCACTACCCCCTCCAGATTTCGCACTCCCAGGAGTCACTATTCCTCCTCCACTAGCTGATCATGTGGAGCCCGGCAAGACGAAAATCACAACACTTTCAAATGGTGTAAAAATTGCCTCTGAAACATCTCCA GGATCAGCATGTTCTGTTGGAGTTTATGTTCACTGTGGGTCTGTATATGAAACACCTGAGACACTGGGTGCCACTCAGTTATTAAAGAAGTTGGCCTTCACAACCACTAGAAACAGGAGCCAGTTGCGTGTTGTTCGTGAAATTGGTGCAATAGGTGGCAGTGCGAAAGCATCAGCCAACCGTGAGCTCATGAGCTACAGTTATGGAGCCCTTAAGACTTACATGCCTGAAATGGTGGAAGTGCTAGTTGATTGTGTGAGAAATCCTGCTTTACTTGATTGGGAAGTCAAGGAAGAG ATAATGAAACTAAAGGCAGAGCTTGCAGAAGCTTCAAGTAATCCGGAAGCTTTCCTTTTGGATGCTCTTCATTCCAGTGGCTATTCTGGTGCCTTGGCAAACCCATTGATTGCCTCAGAGGCTTCAATTAGCAGATTAAATACAGATGTTCTGGAAGAATTTCTTGCT TTGAACTACACTTCCCCGCGAATTGTTCTAGCTGCGTCTGGTGTGGACCACAATGAACTTGTATCAATTGCTGAACCACTCCTGTCTGACATTCCCACTGCAACTGGAACAGGAAAGCCAAAATCTGTCTATGTTGGTGGAGAATATAGACGGGCAGCAGATTCATCG AACACAGATCTTGCTTTGGCATTTGAGCTCCCAGGTGGATGGCTGAAAGAAAAAGAATTTGCTACTGCATCTGTTCTTCAG GCACTTCTGGGTGGTGGTGGCGTGTTTACCTGGGGAAGACCTGGAAAAGGCTTGCATTCACGCCTAA ATCCCCTCGTAAATGAATTTGACCAAATCAAATCGATCTccgctttcaaaaatgttcacagTAACACTGGCATTTTTGGAATTCATACATCGACT GAAGCAGCATTTGTTCCTAAAGTTATTGACTTGGCAGCCAGAGAACTCACTTCCCTCGCTACTCCTGGTCAAG TTGACCAAGCCCAACTGGACCGTGCTAAAGCATCTGCAAAATCAGCTATCTTGAAGAACCTGGAATCAAAG GCATCAACAACTGAAGACATCGGGCGCCAAGCATTGGCATTTGGTGAAAG GAAACCCGTGGAGCAGCTTCTTAAGGCTGTTGATGGTATAACTCTGGCAGATGTATCAACTGTTGCTGAGAAGATCATCTCGTCACCATTGACAATGGCATCTCACGGAAACG TTCTCAATGTACCAGCCTACGAGACGGTGCGTGGCAAGTTCAGCTCGAAATGA